A stretch of Bradyrhizobium sp. CCBAU 53338 DNA encodes these proteins:
- a CDS encoding MSMEG_0567/Sll0786 family nitrogen starvation N-acetyltransferase produces MMFEPFKPFVAPEFQVKFAIEAWERAAAATLRRRVFCEEQGVFTADDRDAVDDVAIPLVAVSLLGVAEDEVVGTVRIHTDEHEADVWWGSRLAVEKGYRRLSAVGAGLIRLAVSSAHARGCRRFLANVQSQNALLFQHMHWRSLGEFELHGRPHHRMEADLDHYPPFRTPETGFRSLAKLAA; encoded by the coding sequence ATGATGTTCGAGCCGTTCAAACCGTTCGTTGCGCCGGAATTCCAGGTGAAGTTCGCAATCGAAGCCTGGGAGCGGGCCGCCGCCGCAACCCTGCGCCGCAGGGTCTTCTGCGAGGAGCAGGGTGTGTTTACCGCCGATGATCGTGACGCGGTCGACGATGTCGCCATTCCGCTCGTGGCCGTGTCGCTGCTCGGTGTGGCCGAGGATGAGGTGGTTGGCACCGTGCGCATCCATACTGATGAGCACGAAGCAGATGTGTGGTGGGGCTCCCGCCTCGCCGTCGAAAAGGGCTACCGCCGGCTCAGCGCGGTCGGCGCCGGCCTGATCCGGCTTGCCGTCTCCTCCGCGCATGCACGCGGCTGCCGGCGCTTCCTCGCCAATGTGCAAAGTCAGAACGCACTGCTGTTCCAGCACATGCATTGGCGCTCGCTCGGCGAATTCGAGCTCCATGGCCGGCCGCACCATCGCATGGAGGCCGATCTCGATCACTACCCGCCATTCCGGACGCCCGAGACTGGCTTCCGCTCGCTTGCAAAGCTGGCGGCCTGA
- a CDS encoding PLP-dependent aminotransferase family protein codes for MADWRPDLSNSDKPRYLAIADAIADDIAAGRLVIGDRLPPQRKLAKRLDVDFTTVARGYVEAQKRGLIESKVGQGTFVRDKPRPRRSATIFPPRPVDLSMNLPPEPADPELIERMQAGAEHVLRDVVSLLRYQGFGGTQADKDAASSWLGRRALVPAQNRIFVSPGAHPALLGILSILAKAGEVVLCEAITYPGIRSIAAQLGITLVGLPMDEDGIEPQALTDACKRLKPKAIYLNPTLQNPTTLTIPDSRRREIVAIARRFKLPIIEDDAYGFIPEHGHGHAPFAAIAPDLTWHVAGLAKCIGAGLRTAYVVVPDTRSAWPFASALRSATVMASPLTVAIATRWIEDGTADTMLRFIRAETTARQKLAAEILPKGSYRGDPLSFNLWVPLPTPWRRSAFVEHMRQTGVGVVASDAFVVSDPPPEAVRVCICGPSTRAQIRSALEYAAHALAETPALASPFL; via the coding sequence ATGGCCGACTGGCGACCCGATCTCTCGAACAGCGACAAGCCGCGCTATCTCGCGATCGCAGACGCGATCGCCGACGATATCGCCGCCGGACGGCTTGTGATCGGCGACCGATTGCCGCCACAGCGGAAGCTCGCCAAGCGCCTCGATGTCGATTTCACCACGGTTGCACGCGGTTATGTCGAGGCCCAGAAGCGCGGGCTGATTGAATCCAAGGTCGGACAGGGAACCTTTGTTCGCGACAAGCCGCGGCCGCGTCGCTCGGCGACAATCTTTCCGCCCCGCCCCGTCGATTTGTCGATGAACCTGCCGCCCGAGCCTGCTGATCCCGAATTGATCGAGCGGATGCAGGCCGGCGCCGAGCATGTGTTGCGCGACGTCGTATCGCTGCTGCGCTACCAGGGTTTTGGCGGCACGCAGGCCGACAAGGATGCCGCCTCGAGCTGGCTCGGCCGCCGCGCGCTGGTCCCGGCACAGAATCGCATCTTTGTCTCGCCGGGAGCTCATCCGGCGCTGCTCGGCATCCTCTCGATCCTCGCGAAGGCAGGCGAGGTCGTGCTGTGCGAGGCCATCACCTATCCCGGGATCAGGTCGATCGCCGCACAGCTCGGCATTACGCTCGTCGGCCTGCCAATGGATGAGGATGGCATCGAGCCGCAGGCGCTGACCGATGCCTGCAAGAGGCTGAAGCCCAAGGCGATCTACCTCAATCCGACGCTGCAAAATCCGACGACGCTGACGATTCCGGATTCGCGGCGGCGCGAGATCGTCGCGATCGCACGACGCTTCAAGCTGCCGATCATCGAGGACGATGCCTATGGCTTCATTCCCGAGCACGGCCACGGCCATGCGCCCTTCGCTGCGATCGCACCCGATCTGACCTGGCACGTCGCAGGACTGGCAAAATGCATCGGCGCGGGCTTGCGCACCGCTTACGTCGTCGTGCCCGACACGCGCTCGGCCTGGCCGTTTGCCTCGGCGCTCCGCTCAGCGACCGTGATGGCATCCCCCCTCACCGTGGCGATCGCGACGCGCTGGATCGAAGACGGCACCGCAGACACGATGCTGCGATTCATCCGCGCAGAGACGACGGCGCGGCAAAAGCTTGCCGCCGAAATCCTGCCCAAGGGCTCCTATCGCGGCGATCCCCTCAGTTTCAATTTGTGGGTTCCGCTGCCGACGCCCTGGAGGCGCTCGGCTTTCGTGGAGCATATGCGGCAGACCGGCGTCGGCGTCGTCGCAAGCGACGCCTTTGTCGTGAGCGATCCACCGCCGGAGGCCGTCAGGGTCTGCATCTGCGGTCCTTCAACGCGGGCACAGATCAGATCTGCGCTCGAATACGCCGCTCACGCGCTGGCCGAAACGCCGGCCCTGGCGTCGCCGTTTCTCTGA
- a CDS encoding MSMEG_0569 family flavin-dependent oxidoreductase, which produces MTDLDTHYPVVVIGGGQAGLAMSAQLIKQGIDHVVLEKNTIAHSWKTQRWDAFCLVTPNWQCRLPGFPYVGGDPHGFMLRDEIVSYIEDFARHIDAPVHEGVAVTRLGPSGRGFMLETTAGEIAADRVVLAVSGYHIPKVLPFADRLDASIVQIHSSAYRNADQLPPGEILVVGSGQSGCQIAEDLHLAGRKVHLAVGSAPRCPRFYRGRDAVDWLDDLGQYDLPVDKHSLKEGVRRNANHYLTGRDGGRDIDLRKFALEGMKLYGRLKDGRGTSLQLGDDLQVNLDNADKVYNGICRLIDDHIAKNRIAAPVTPHYEPVWSPTSVPTELDLAASGITSIIWTTGFRSDWSWVDLPMFDGTGYPTHKRGITSVDGVYVVGLPWLYTWGSGRFVGIGRDTEFVADHITERLNASPVDLRQAGRSEVSQFAASGAM; this is translated from the coding sequence ATGACTGACCTTGACACTCATTATCCGGTCGTCGTGATCGGCGGCGGCCAGGCGGGCCTCGCGATGAGTGCGCAACTCATCAAGCAAGGTATTGATCACGTCGTTCTTGAAAAGAATACCATCGCGCATTCCTGGAAGACGCAGCGTTGGGATGCCTTCTGCCTCGTCACGCCGAATTGGCAATGCCGGCTCCCTGGTTTTCCCTATGTCGGCGGCGATCCGCATGGTTTCATGCTGCGCGACGAGATCGTCTCTTACATCGAGGATTTCGCCAGACACATCGATGCGCCGGTCCACGAAGGTGTGGCCGTCACGCGCCTGGGGCCGTCCGGCCGCGGCTTCATGCTCGAGACCACAGCAGGTGAGATTGCCGCTGACCGCGTCGTGCTGGCGGTCAGCGGCTATCACATTCCGAAAGTGCTGCCGTTTGCCGACCGCCTCGATGCATCGATCGTGCAGATCCACTCCTCCGCCTACCGCAATGCGGACCAGTTACCGCCGGGTGAAATTCTCGTGGTGGGAAGCGGGCAATCGGGCTGTCAGATTGCCGAAGATCTGCATTTGGCCGGCCGCAAGGTGCATCTCGCTGTCGGCAGCGCGCCGCGGTGCCCGCGCTTCTATCGCGGCCGCGACGCGGTCGATTGGCTCGACGATCTCGGTCAATATGACCTGCCGGTTGACAAGCACTCGCTGAAGGAGGGCGTTCGCAGGAATGCCAATCATTATTTGACCGGACGGGACGGCGGCCGCGATATCGACCTGCGCAAATTCGCCCTTGAGGGCATGAAGCTCTACGGTCGCCTCAAAGACGGCCGCGGGACATCTTTGCAGCTTGGCGATGATCTTCAGGTCAATCTCGACAATGCCGATAAGGTCTACAACGGCATCTGCCGGCTGATCGATGACCACATCGCGAAGAACAGAATCGCAGCGCCTGTGACGCCGCACTATGAGCCGGTGTGGTCCCCGACTTCGGTGCCCACGGAGCTTGATCTCGCAGCGAGCGGCATTACAAGCATCATCTGGACAACCGGCTTCCGGTCCGACTGGTCGTGGGTCGACCTGCCGATGTTCGACGGCACCGGGTATCCAACTCACAAGCGGGGCATCACGTCGGTCGACGGCGTCTATGTCGTCGGGCTGCCTTGGCTCTACACCTGGGGCTCGGGCCGGTTCGTTGGCATCGGACGTGACACGGAGTTCGTTGCGGATCACATCACGGAGCGATTGAATGCATCGCCGGTCGACCTGCGTCAGGCCGGCCGGAGCGAGGTATCGCAATTTGCTGCGAGTGGAGCCATGTAG
- a CDS encoding ABC transporter permease, which translates to MLDDIAIRVRQNIGIVTAVLLFSVLYLLYNLAHPKGFSSAVLVQNGDEIFALAMLAMAQTVPVLASGLDLSVGAVMTMVGCFASYLLTGAAGGTPLHLDIFGLQFGLGTFPGGVNGILLGIVVCLAIGALAGFLNGCVVVYGRIQPIIATLATGAVYIGIALFLRPTPGGKIDDDLNWALTNSLGDFAATVHIFDDGAASWFAPVAWIPVPFVLLILIALLVWVPFRRSVIGRAVYAVGSAEGAAYMSGLPIERAKIAAFTLAGFFAGCGGLFLAIQTSSGNADIPQAGAYTLNSIASVVIGGTSLLGGTGSAIGSIFGAMVLRVISFFFRIFDIAPLLQPLFEGLILLAAVSIGALGVLRVKNTLELFR; encoded by the coding sequence ATGCTTGACGATATCGCCATCAGGGTTCGCCAGAACATCGGCATCGTCACCGCCGTCCTGTTGTTCTCCGTTCTCTACCTGCTTTACAACCTGGCGCACCCCAAGGGCTTCTCGTCGGCGGTTCTGGTGCAGAACGGCGACGAGATCTTTGCGCTCGCCATGCTGGCGATGGCCCAGACCGTTCCGGTGCTGGCGTCGGGACTCGATCTCTCCGTCGGCGCCGTCATGACCATGGTGGGCTGCTTCGCAAGCTATCTGCTCACGGGGGCGGCGGGCGGCACGCCGCTGCATCTCGACATCTTCGGCCTGCAATTCGGCCTCGGCACCTTTCCCGGCGGAGTGAACGGCATCCTGCTCGGCATCGTCGTGTGCCTTGCGATCGGCGCATTGGCGGGCTTCCTCAATGGCTGCGTCGTCGTCTATGGACGCATCCAGCCGATCATCGCGACGCTGGCGACCGGCGCGGTCTATATCGGCATCGCGCTGTTCCTGCGGCCGACGCCTGGCGGCAAGATCGACGACGATCTCAACTGGGCGCTGACCAACTCGCTCGGCGACTTCGCCGCGACCGTTCATATCTTCGATGACGGCGCCGCGAGCTGGTTTGCGCCGGTCGCCTGGATCCCGGTGCCTTTCGTGCTGCTGATCCTGATCGCGCTGCTGGTCTGGGTGCCGTTCCGCCGCTCCGTGATTGGCCGCGCCGTCTACGCGGTCGGCTCGGCCGAAGGCGCCGCCTACATGTCGGGTCTTCCGATCGAGCGCGCCAAGATCGCGGCCTTCACGCTTGCAGGTTTCTTCGCCGGTTGCGGCGGCCTGTTCCTCGCCATCCAGACGTCCTCGGGCAATGCCGACATTCCGCAGGCCGGCGCCTATACGCTCAACTCCATTGCCTCCGTGGTCATCGGCGGGACCTCGCTGCTCGGGGGGACCGGCAGCGCGATCGGCTCGATCTTCGGCGCCATGGTGCTGCGCGTCATCTCGTTCTTCTTCCGCATCTTCGACATCGCGCCGCTGTTGCAGCCGCTGTTCGAGGGCCTGATCCTGCTGGCGGCTGTCAGCATCGGTGCCCTCGGCGTGCTGCGCGTCAAGAACACGCTGGAGCTGTTCCGATGA
- a CDS encoding Nit6803 family nitrilase, whose protein sequence is MTAKRTIRAGAIQIAPDLETPTGTVDRILAAIAEAAGKGVQFAVFPETFVPWYPYFSFVRPPVLSGAEHIHLYENAVIVPGPVTDAVAQAAKRHGMVVVLGVNERDHGSLYNTQLVFDANGAIVLKRRKITPTFHERMIWGQGDGAGLKVVETAVGRVGALACWEHYNPLARYALMAQHEEIHAAQFPGSLVGQIFADQIEVTIRHHALESGCFVVNATGWLTEEQIAKVSPEEGLRKGLRGGCMTAIVSPEGNHLVPPLTSGEGILVADLDLALITKRKRMMDSVGHYARPELLSLVLNDQAARPMHGFHPNRLAPIPKDQSDETADAATYGDADRAADQRVAVLRGPAR, encoded by the coding sequence GTGACAGCGAAACGCACGATCAGGGCTGGCGCGATTCAGATTGCGCCGGATCTGGAGACGCCGACCGGAACGGTCGACCGGATCCTGGCGGCCATCGCGGAAGCGGCCGGCAAGGGAGTCCAGTTCGCCGTTTTTCCGGAGACGTTCGTTCCCTGGTACCCGTATTTCTCCTTTGTCCGTCCGCCGGTCCTGAGCGGCGCCGAACATATCCATCTCTACGAAAACGCCGTCATCGTGCCGGGTCCCGTGACGGACGCGGTGGCGCAAGCGGCGAAGCGCCATGGCATGGTGGTGGTGCTCGGTGTCAACGAGCGCGATCATGGCTCGCTTTACAACACCCAGCTCGTATTCGACGCGAACGGCGCGATCGTGCTGAAGAGGCGCAAGATCACGCCGACATTTCACGAGCGCATGATTTGGGGGCAGGGCGATGGTGCCGGCCTGAAGGTGGTCGAGACCGCGGTCGGCCGCGTCGGCGCGCTGGCCTGCTGGGAGCACTACAACCCGCTCGCCCGCTACGCGCTGATGGCCCAGCACGAGGAAATCCACGCGGCCCAGTTTCCGGGATCGCTGGTCGGACAAATCTTTGCCGACCAGATCGAGGTGACGATCCGGCACCATGCGCTGGAAAGCGGATGCTTCGTCGTCAACGCCACCGGCTGGCTGACCGAGGAGCAGATCGCGAAGGTCTCGCCCGAAGAAGGTCTGCGCAAGGGCCTGCGCGGCGGCTGCATGACCGCGATCGTCTCTCCCGAAGGCAACCACCTGGTGCCGCCGCTGACCAGCGGCGAGGGCATCCTCGTCGCCGATCTCGATCTTGCTTTGATCACCAAGCGCAAGCGGATGATGGACTCGGTTGGCCACTACGCCCGGCCGGAGCTGTTGTCGCTGGTGCTGAACGACCAGGCCGCGCGTCCGATGCACGGCTTTCACCCGAACCGCCTCGCGCCCATTCCGAAAGACCAATCAGATGAGACCGCAGATGCAGCAACCTATGGCGATGCCGACCGAGCAGCTGATCAACGAGTTGCAGTCCTTCGGGGTCCGGCTCGCTGA
- a CDS encoding MSMEG_0568 family radical SAM protein — protein sequence MQQPMAMPTEQLINELQSFGVRLADPKTGGTSRRGGAGPSDHTPFTIDGATVMIPVHNAPAFESPYLVELPDEVGRSRISRDGVVLADVSFPLRPKFYDRTTADGIPYWKLATLHGRDVLATTVLQTCIRYQSRTKTCQFCAIGQSLAAGRTVERKTPAQLAEVAQAAVELDGVRHMVMTTGTPHTSDRGAGILTESAQAVKAAVDLPIQAQCEPPDDYAWFQRMKDSGVDALGMHLEVIGPAVRQRIMPGKAQVQVEQYMDAFEAAVPIFGRGQVSTYILAGLGDEPSEILALSCRLIDIGVYPFVVPFVPIAGTPLESHPTPSAAFMHEILRPLADMLRVGGLRATDIKAGCGKCGACSALSTYERGASA from the coding sequence ATGCAGCAACCTATGGCGATGCCGACCGAGCAGCTGATCAACGAGTTGCAGTCCTTCGGGGTCCGGCTCGCTGATCCCAAGACCGGGGGCACGAGCCGCCGTGGCGGCGCCGGGCCGTCGGATCACACGCCGTTCACGATCGACGGCGCCACCGTGATGATTCCGGTCCACAACGCACCGGCCTTCGAGAGCCCCTATCTCGTCGAACTTCCGGATGAAGTCGGGCGCAGCCGCATCTCGCGCGACGGCGTCGTGCTCGCTGACGTCTCGTTTCCGTTGCGTCCCAAATTCTACGACCGCACCACCGCGGACGGCATTCCCTATTGGAAGCTTGCGACCCTGCACGGCCGCGATGTTCTCGCCACCACCGTGCTGCAGACCTGCATTCGCTACCAGAGCCGCACCAAGACTTGTCAGTTCTGCGCTATTGGCCAGTCGCTGGCGGCAGGACGTACGGTCGAGCGCAAGACGCCGGCCCAGCTCGCCGAAGTCGCTCAGGCGGCCGTCGAGCTCGACGGTGTCAGGCACATGGTGATGACGACGGGCACGCCGCACACCTCCGATCGCGGCGCCGGCATCCTTACGGAGAGCGCGCAGGCCGTCAAAGCCGCCGTCGACCTGCCGATCCAGGCGCAATGCGAGCCGCCGGACGATTATGCCTGGTTCCAGCGTATGAAGGATTCGGGCGTCGACGCGCTCGGCATGCATCTGGAGGTGATCGGGCCCGCCGTGCGGCAAAGGATCATGCCGGGCAAGGCACAGGTGCAGGTCGAGCAATATATGGATGCGTTCGAAGCGGCCGTCCCGATCTTCGGCCGCGGTCAGGTTTCGACCTATATCCTGGCCGGCCTCGGCGACGAACCGTCCGAGATTCTCGCACTGTCGTGTCGGCTGATCGATATTGGCGTCTATCCCTTCGTCGTGCCGTTCGTGCCGATTGCCGGCACGCCGTTGGAGAGCCATCCGACACCGTCTGCGGCGTTCATGCACGAGATCCTGCGTCCGCTCGCCGACATGTTGCGCGTAGGTGGCCTGCGCGCCACCGACATCAAGGCAGGCTGCGGCAAATGCGGTGCCTGCTCGGCCTTGTCCACTTACGAACGCGGAGCAAGCGCATGA
- a CDS encoding MSMEG_0570 family nitrogen starvation response protein, translating into MPEMHFHVRWPDERVEACYSPSLVIKDHFVPGMTYALSDFRERSRVALTIAAERVREKYGFLCSRALGQLARIEAAAAQFEATPGASVTIVSFEE; encoded by the coding sequence ATGCCTGAGATGCATTTTCACGTGCGCTGGCCCGATGAGCGGGTCGAGGCCTGCTATTCGCCCTCGCTCGTCATCAAGGATCATTTCGTCCCGGGCATGACCTATGCGCTATCAGACTTTCGCGAACGCAGCCGCGTTGCGCTGACCATTGCGGCTGAGCGCGTTCGTGAGAAGTACGGCTTTCTGTGCTCGCGTGCGCTCGGGCAGCTCGCACGGATCGAGGCTGCAGCCGCGCAATTCGAGGCCACGCCTGGTGCGTCCGTCACCATCGTCTCTTTTGAAGAATAA
- a CDS encoding MSMEG_0572/Sll0783 family nitrogen starvation response protein: MPAVNMPARQKGDFLVDYEEKVFEDVKAKPGEKALVTFHTVAFEGSIGLVNILQALRLKRKGFETSVLLYGPGVTLGIQRGFPKIGDEAFPGAQNFNNQLAKFMDEGGKVYACRFALQALYGHGEPSLIPGIRPINPLDVLDLILLHRRDDAFMIHTWTV; the protein is encoded by the coding sequence ATGCCAGCAGTGAACATGCCCGCGCGTCAGAAGGGCGACTTTCTTGTCGACTATGAAGAGAAGGTTTTCGAGGACGTCAAAGCAAAGCCGGGTGAGAAGGCGCTGGTCACCTTCCACACCGTCGCCTTCGAGGGTTCAATCGGCCTCGTCAATATTCTCCAGGCGCTGCGCCTGAAGCGGAAGGGGTTCGAGACCTCGGTTCTGCTTTACGGTCCCGGTGTCACGCTCGGCATTCAGCGCGGCTTTCCGAAGATCGGCGACGAAGCCTTCCCCGGCGCGCAGAACTTCAACAACCAGCTCGCAAAGTTCATGGATGAAGGCGGCAAGGTCTATGCCTGCCGGTTCGCGCTACAGGCGCTCTACGGCCATGGCGAGCCGTCGCTGATCCCGGGCATCCGGCCGATCAATCCACTCGATGTGCTCGATCTCATCCTGCTTCACCGCAGGGACGATGCCTTCATGATCCACACCTGGACCGTCTGA
- a CDS encoding sll0787 family AIR synthase-like protein, with protein MLTDAALTSLAETLRQSRGIVAKADIAAVAAALDLSGGDVIPVGDDCAAIPDGDGYTLFAIEGFMNEFVAADPWFAGWCGAMVNISDVVAMGGRPTAIVNAIWSNGADKAAPILEGLKAAAKTFGVPVIGGHTNLRSNQSQFAVAILGRAKRLLTSFDARPGDKLIAATDLRGRYRDPFANWEAATDAPAERLRGDLEILPSIAEAGLALAAKDISQGGIVGTAAMLAECSQVAITLDVEAVPIPAGAPLERWLLTFPSFGYLLSAKPEDVDEILSRFQRRGIAAAAIGDVSVGARVDIRAESACATVWDFAEQALIGCAPGESHQQRSVA; from the coding sequence ATGCTGACGGATGCCGCGCTCACAAGCCTTGCCGAAACGCTCCGCCAAAGCCGTGGCATCGTCGCCAAGGCCGACATCGCGGCTGTCGCGGCGGCGCTCGACCTGTCTGGTGGCGACGTCATCCCGGTGGGCGATGATTGCGCGGCGATCCCGGACGGCGATGGCTATACCCTGTTTGCCATCGAAGGTTTCATGAATGAATTCGTCGCCGCTGATCCCTGGTTTGCGGGGTGGTGCGGCGCCATGGTCAACATCTCGGATGTCGTCGCGATGGGCGGACGGCCCACCGCCATCGTCAATGCGATCTGGTCCAACGGGGCTGATAAGGCCGCGCCCATTCTCGAAGGATTGAAGGCCGCGGCGAAGACATTCGGCGTTCCCGTCATTGGCGGTCACACCAATCTGCGCAGCAACCAGAGCCAGTTTGCCGTCGCGATCCTCGGCCGCGCCAAGCGCCTTCTCACCAGCTTCGACGCCAGGCCAGGCGACAAGCTCATCGCAGCGACTGATCTGCGCGGCCGCTATCGCGATCCCTTTGCGAATTGGGAGGCGGCGACCGACGCGCCTGCGGAGCGGCTGCGCGGCGATCTGGAGATCCTGCCGTCTATTGCCGAAGCAGGCCTTGCACTCGCAGCCAAGGACATCAGCCAGGGCGGCATCGTCGGGACCGCGGCGATGCTGGCCGAGTGTTCGCAAGTCGCCATTACGCTGGACGTCGAGGCGGTTCCGATTCCCGCCGGTGCGCCGCTCGAGCGCTGGCTACTCACGTTCCCGAGCTTTGGTTATCTCCTGTCGGCGAAGCCCGAAGATGTCGACGAGATCCTGTCGCGCTTCCAGCGGCGCGGCATCGCGGCGGCCGCGATCGGAGACGTCAGCGTGGGAGCAAGGGTAGACATTCGCGCTGAATCTGCCTGCGCAACCGTCTGGGACTTCGCAGAACAGGCCCTGATTGGCTGTGCGCCAGGCGAGAGCCATCAGCAGCGGAGCGTGGCATGA
- a CDS encoding ABC transporter permease, protein MTTASLGLSRDDRPILIAALFILVILVAGTVYTFARFGSAPLLSPTYLLQQLQIGAFLGIVAAGMMMVILIAQIDLSVPWTLAAAAMMATSIGGPLAIPVGLGVGLLVGLINGIGVAYLRVPSMIFTLGVNAVMRGLMVAHTGGYAPQTAATDLMRMLAGDRTLGIPNALFVWAAVSVLVAIILQRTALGRYVYAIGNKEAAAYLAGVDTRRITVVCFVLCGLAAALAGVLLAGYSTKAYQGMGDAYLLPSIAAVVIGGTNILGGRGRYLGTLIGVVLIVLLNSVLSIMDMPEAGRQVIYGLVIIFMLLVYGRGERVTS, encoded by the coding sequence ATGACGACTGCGTCCCTCGGACTCTCCCGCGACGACCGCCCGATCCTGATCGCGGCGCTGTTCATTCTCGTCATCCTGGTCGCCGGCACGGTCTACACCTTTGCCCGCTTCGGCAGCGCGCCGCTGTTGTCGCCGACCTACTTGCTGCAGCAGCTCCAGATCGGCGCCTTCCTCGGCATCGTTGCCGCCGGGATGATGATGGTGATCCTGATCGCCCAGATCGATTTGTCGGTGCCGTGGACGCTCGCCGCGGCCGCGATGATGGCGACGTCGATCGGCGGGCCGCTCGCCATTCCGGTCGGCCTCGGCGTCGGGCTGCTGGTCGGCCTCATCAACGGCATCGGGGTTGCGTATCTGCGCGTGCCCTCGATGATCTTCACCCTCGGCGTCAACGCGGTGATGCGCGGCTTGATGGTCGCGCATACCGGCGGCTACGCCCCGCAGACCGCGGCCACTGATCTGATGCGGATGCTCGCGGGTGACCGCACGCTCGGCATCCCCAACGCGCTGTTCGTGTGGGCCGCCGTGTCGGTGCTCGTGGCCATCATCCTCCAGCGCACGGCGCTCGGGCGTTACGTCTACGCCATCGGCAACAAGGAGGCGGCCGCCTATCTCGCCGGCGTCGACACCCGCCGCATCACCGTGGTCTGCTTCGTGCTCTGCGGTCTTGCCGCCGCGCTCGCGGGCGTCCTCCTCGCCGGCTACTCCACCAAGGCCTATCAGGGCATGGGCGATGCCTATCTGCTGCCGTCGATCGCGGCGGTCGTGATCGGCGGCACCAACATCCTCGGCGGCCGCGGCCGCTATCTCGGCACGCTGATCGGCGTCGTGCTGATCGTGCTGCTCAACAGCGTGCTGTCGATCATGGACATGCCCGAGGCCGGCCGCCAGGTGATCTACGGCCTCGTCATCATCTTCATGCTGCTGGTCTACGGGCGCGGCGAACGTGTCACGAGCTGA
- a CDS encoding MSMEG_0565 family glycosyltransferase: protein MNGGASGLRIAILTHSTNPRGGVVHALALADALAELGHRPVVHAPDPTGKGFFRRSIALTRSVPASPASGNVVAMVEARIADYVRHFEDAANRQFDVFHAQDGISGNALATLKQRGLIQRYVRTVHHVDAFGDERLCELDRRSIVHADGLFVVSRLWQEQLRAEMSRAATLVGNGVDTARYSPLSTAGDDALRARLGLRAGPILLSIGGVEQRKNTLGILDAFRQVYAVHRSAQLVIAGGASLLDHGLYRQQFNARLRDAGLPVDAVIETGPLTDVDMPSLYRLADVLLFPSLREGFGLAVLEAMASGVTAVVSHIAPFTEYLGPDDVAWCDPHHAGSIADAALSALTAPLRSRLTANGTRVARRHDWSRTAMAHVATYQAMREVYYA, encoded by the coding sequence ATGAACGGCGGCGCGTCCGGGCTTCGCATCGCGATTCTCACGCACTCCACCAATCCCCGGGGCGGCGTGGTGCATGCGCTTGCGCTTGCGGATGCCCTTGCGGAGCTCGGACATCGACCGGTCGTGCATGCGCCCGACCCGACAGGCAAGGGCTTCTTCCGCCGCAGCATCGCTTTGACGCGCTCCGTGCCTGCGTCGCCGGCCTCGGGTAACGTCGTCGCGATGGTCGAAGCGCGCATCGCGGATTATGTCAGGCATTTCGAAGATGCCGCCAACAGGCAGTTTGACGTTTTCCATGCCCAGGATGGCATCTCCGGCAATGCGCTCGCGACGTTGAAGCAGCGCGGCCTGATCCAGCGCTATGTCCGCACCGTTCATCACGTCGATGCATTCGGTGACGAGCGGCTCTGCGAACTCGACCGGCGCTCGATCGTCCACGCCGACGGCCTGTTTGTCGTCAGCCGGCTCTGGCAGGAGCAATTGAGGGCGGAGATGTCCCGCGCGGCGACGCTGGTCGGAAATGGCGTCGACACGGCGCGCTATTCGCCCCTCTCGACGGCCGGCGATGATGCGCTACGCGCCCGGCTCGGCCTTCGCGCAGGCCCGATCCTGCTGTCGATCGGCGGCGTCGAGCAGCGCAAGAATACGCTCGGTATTCTCGACGCCTTCCGGCAGGTGTACGCCGTACATCGGTCCGCGCAGCTCGTCATTGCCGGCGGAGCTTCGCTGCTGGACCATGGCCTGTATCGACAACAGTTCAATGCGCGGCTGCGCGACGCCGGACTGCCCGTCGATGCGGTGATCGAGACCGGTCCGCTGACGGATGTCGACATGCCGTCGCTGTATCGCCTGGCCGATGTGCTGCTGTTCCCATCCTTGCGCGAAGGTTTTGGCCTGGCTGTGCTCGAAGCGATGGCCAGCGGTGTGACGGCGGTGGTCTCGCACATCGCGCCCTTCACGGAATATCTCGGCCCCGACGACGTCGCCTGGTGCGATCCGCATCACGCGGGCTCGATCGCAGATGCTGCCCTCAGTGCGCTCACGGCCCCCCTGCGCTCGCGGCTGACCGCGAACGGCACCAGGGTTGCGCGGCGTCATGATTGGAGCCGCACCGCCATGGCACACGTGGCCACCTATCAGGCGATGCGCGAGGTGTACTATGCCTGA